The DNA region AGCTCTTTGCATTTCATAAAAATACCCCTTTCTCCATCATAAGTTTTTCGGCCATGCCCAAATTTAAGCATATCACTCGGAATTTACTATCTAAACCCCAGCCCAGCGTTTTAATGGGATTTTGGAAGAAGAAAGTTGAAGAGGGAGACATCGCAAAATGAACAAATTTAAGGGAGGAAGAACCATGAAGCGGCTGAGGCCGGTAAGTAGATCCTATCGCAATGGGTCGGTCGTCAGGGTGCGTAACAAGTGGGTGGCCATGTCCGATGCCGACACGGCCAAGGTGGTCGTCGAGGTCGCCAGAGGGATGCCGGAGGATGCCACGATCTACGATCTGTACGACGAAACCCGAGATCGAGGGATCCATTCGGATGAGCCTGTGGAATGGGGGCTAGATGATATGGATGTCCGCTGGTGGCGGGAAGAGAGGAGGACGCATCAATGAGTCTGGAGCAGGCTATCGTCGATCGCATAGTTGAAGGGGCGGTCCCGAGAATCACGGCGGAGGTGGAGCGGAAGATCAGAGAGGAATTGAGCTTACGGAAGGATCCGATTCCCGATCGTCTGATCGACGCCAGAGAGGCGTCCTCGCTGTGCGGCATAAAGCGAGGAACCTGGTACGACCTGGTCAAAGGCGGATACGCCCCTAAGGCGATATCTCTGTCGGATACGCTGAAACGCTGGAAGCTGTCGGAGGTCATGGAGTACATCGAGCAACGGCAGGGGTTGAGAGATATTCCGGTTAAGTAGAAAGGGATGGTGATGACATGAAGGGCTGGAACGGTCAGGTTATGAAGCACCAGAAAACGATGATGGAAAACGATCGCCGAAAGGCCGCCGCCGAGGCGGAGGCGAACCGCATCAGGGCGGCGATGAATTGTCCGGTGGTGTGCCATATGTCGGCGTATCGGGAGCTTGCGGAGCTTCGAGACAGATTGGAGCTGGAACGGGCCGAGCTGGATTATTCGGCCTACTTGGTGGAAAAATACGGGGACTCGTCGGCCAGGAACCGTTATCGCAGAA from Dethiosulfovibrio faecalis includes:
- a CDS encoding helix-turn-helix transcriptional regulator; the encoded protein is MSLEQAIVDRIVEGAVPRITAEVERKIREELSLRKDPIPDRLIDAREASSLCGIKRGTWYDLVKGGYAPKAISLSDTLKRWKLSEVMEYIEQRQGLRDIPVK